One Tunturibacter gelidoferens genomic region harbors:
- a CDS encoding ABC transporter permease: MQDVWVALRQFYKSPGFVITVVLTIALGIGANTAIFTLVHAILMKSLPVADPKTLFRVGDLDDCCVNGGFINDNGDFDLFSYELYKHLQETTPEFERLAAMQSGGEQKTTRRGSEPAKSERAQYVSGNFFTTFGIGPFAGRVLTDADDTPGAAPAVVMSYQAWQSDYGSDPKVVGSTFYLQGQPATVVGIAPPGFFGDRIRSNPPGLWIPLAMEPSIEGKNTLLHVPDSNWLYAVGRLKPGVSVSALQDKMSGSLRQFLAAQPNYSRNGGSAVIPKQHVVIVPGGAGIQNLQKETGKGLYLLMTISGLVLLVACANVANLLLARGTTRRADTSVRVALGAARSRLIRQTLTESLLLGCAGGLAGLGVAYAGTRMILALAFPDSPNLPIAASPSLAVLGFAFLLSLLTGVVFGVVPAWITSHSDPAEALRGSNRSTRDRASLPQRSLIVFQAALSLVLLVGAGLLTKSLRNIEHQNFGIKTQNRYVLHIDPAGAGYTPEKLPAFYQALEQEFGSLPGVQSVGLALYSTLEGNNWGEGVFFDGRPAPGPNDHNNSTWDRVSNHFFETVGQPVVRGRGFTDQDTATSQQVAVVNQAFVRKFFPKEDPMGKHFGVYEQKFSSLFEIVGIVADAKYQNPRDEVRTMYFRPLTQTMPGLTDPNETMAEGRGRYINSVTFFFRSEPQNLDATVRRTLAKINPDLTVLDLHSLDYQVADNFTQERLIARLTMLFGGLAVVLAAVGLYGITSYQVARRTSEIGLRMALGADRGNVVRMVMRSAFLQAGLGLAIGIPVAIFGARAMADQLYGVRSYDPVSLLIAMVVLLGSAAVAGFIPARRAANIEPMTALRTE, translated from the coding sequence TGACAACGGGGATTTCGATCTCTTTTCTTACGAGTTGTACAAGCATCTTCAGGAGACGACGCCGGAGTTCGAACGCCTTGCTGCGATGCAGTCGGGCGGTGAACAGAAGACGACGCGGCGAGGTTCGGAGCCGGCTAAGTCTGAGCGGGCGCAGTATGTTTCAGGCAATTTTTTTACGACGTTCGGGATTGGTCCGTTTGCAGGGCGAGTGTTGACGGATGCGGATGATACGCCGGGTGCGGCTCCGGCGGTGGTGATGAGCTATCAGGCATGGCAGTCGGACTACGGGAGCGATCCGAAGGTGGTGGGGTCGACATTTTATCTACAGGGGCAGCCCGCTACAGTGGTGGGAATCGCACCGCCGGGATTTTTTGGCGACCGAATCAGGAGCAATCCGCCGGGGCTGTGGATTCCACTGGCCATGGAGCCTTCGATCGAGGGGAAGAATACGCTTCTGCATGTGCCGGACAGCAACTGGCTGTATGCGGTGGGTAGGCTCAAGCCGGGTGTCAGCGTCAGCGCGTTGCAGGACAAGATGTCCGGCAGCTTGAGACAGTTTCTTGCGGCGCAACCTAATTATTCTCGAAATGGCGGATCGGCGGTTATTCCGAAACAGCATGTGGTGATTGTGCCGGGCGGCGCGGGTATTCAGAATCTGCAGAAGGAGACGGGCAAAGGACTTTATCTGCTGATGACGATCTCCGGACTGGTGCTGCTGGTGGCGTGCGCGAATGTGGCGAACCTGCTGCTGGCGCGGGGAACGACGCGGAGGGCTGATACTTCGGTGCGGGTTGCGCTGGGTGCGGCGAGGAGCAGATTGATTCGGCAGACGTTGACGGAGAGTTTGCTGCTGGGGTGTGCGGGCGGTCTGGCTGGGCTGGGCGTGGCTTATGCGGGGACGCGGATGATTCTGGCGCTTGCGTTTCCCGATTCTCCGAATCTGCCGATTGCGGCGAGTCCTTCGCTGGCGGTGCTGGGATTTGCATTTTTGTTGTCGTTGCTGACGGGAGTGGTGTTTGGCGTGGTGCCGGCGTGGATCACCTCGCACTCGGACCCGGCGGAGGCGCTGCGTGGGTCGAATCGGTCTACGCGAGATCGGGCATCGCTGCCGCAGAGATCGCTGATTGTGTTTCAGGCAGCGCTGTCGCTGGTGCTGCTGGTGGGTGCAGGTCTGTTGACGAAGAGCCTGCGGAACATAGAGCACCAGAACTTTGGTATTAAAACGCAGAACCGCTATGTGTTACATATCGACCCAGCGGGTGCGGGATATACGCCTGAGAAGCTGCCTGCGTTTTATCAGGCGCTGGAGCAGGAGTTTGGATCGCTGCCGGGAGTCCAGAGTGTTGGACTGGCGCTCTACAGCACCCTAGAGGGGAATAACTGGGGCGAGGGTGTATTTTTTGATGGGCGACCAGCACCGGGACCGAACGATCACAATAATTCAACGTGGGACCGGGTGAGCAACCACTTCTTTGAGACGGTGGGACAGCCTGTGGTGCGTGGACGCGGATTTACGGATCAGGATACGGCGACGTCGCAGCAGGTTGCCGTGGTGAATCAGGCGTTCGTGAGGAAGTTCTTTCCAAAGGAAGATCCGATGGGAAAGCACTTCGGAGTCTACGAGCAGAAGTTCTCGTCGTTGTTCGAGATTGTGGGGATTGTGGCGGATGCCAAGTATCAGAATCCCCGCGACGAGGTGAGAACGATGTACTTTCGTCCGCTGACGCAGACGATGCCGGGGCTGACGGATCCGAATGAAACAATGGCTGAGGGGCGAGGGCGCTATATCAACTCGGTGACTTTCTTTTTTCGAAGCGAGCCGCAAAATCTTGACGCGACGGTGAGACGAACTCTTGCGAAGATCAACCCAGATCTGACGGTGCTTGATCTGCATTCGCTGGACTACCAGGTGGCGGACAACTTTACGCAGGAGCGGTTGATTGCGAGGCTGACGATGTTGTTTGGTGGGCTTGCGGTGGTGCTTGCTGCGGTTGGGTTGTATGGAATCACTTCGTATCAGGTGGCGCGAAGAACGAGCGAGATAGGACTGCGTATGGCGCTGGGAGCGGACCGGGGGAACGTGGTGCGCATGGTGATGCGAAGCGCGTTTCTGCAGGCAGGACTGGGACTGGCGATTGGAATTCCTGTTGCGATCTTTGGAGCAAGGGCGATGGCCGATCAACTGTACGGTGTGCGCTCGTATGATCCGGTGAGTTTGCTGATTGCAATGGTGGTGCTGCTGGGATCGGCCGCGGTGGCTGGGTTCATCCCTGCTCGCCGGGCTGCGAATATCGAACCAATGACGGCGTTGCGTACGGAATGA
- a CDS encoding WecB/TagA/CpsF family glycosyltransferase produces the protein MISADPPRVNILGVGISALSMESALECSEALLNRGESGYICVTGVHGIIEAQSDEAFRTILNQSFLSTPDGVPTVWLGHLHGFKHMTRVYGPDFMLNMCALSVQRGYRHFFYGGRPGIAEELRTELTRRYPGLQIVGTYTPPFRPLNVEEEEDLRARLAASQADILWCGLSTPKQERFMASYNGRLPVKLMVGVGAAFDLLSGNLAEAPDWMKRSGLQWLYRLIKEPKRLWRRYLLNNPRFIWLSFLQLSRLRRFSV, from the coding sequence ATGATCTCTGCCGATCCGCCGAGAGTCAATATCCTTGGTGTCGGAATCAGTGCACTCTCCATGGAAAGCGCACTGGAGTGCAGCGAGGCCCTGCTAAACCGCGGTGAAAGCGGATACATCTGCGTCACTGGCGTCCATGGCATCATCGAAGCGCAATCGGACGAAGCCTTCCGAACCATCCTCAACCAGTCTTTCTTATCAACCCCCGATGGCGTGCCCACCGTATGGCTCGGCCACCTGCACGGCTTCAAACACATGACCCGCGTCTACGGTCCGGACTTCATGCTCAACATGTGCGCGCTCTCCGTGCAGCGCGGCTATCGCCACTTCTTTTACGGAGGCAGGCCCGGCATCGCCGAGGAACTGCGGACAGAACTCACGCGCCGCTATCCCGGCCTTCAGATCGTAGGCACCTACACCCCGCCCTTCCGTCCCCTCAACGTCGAAGAGGAAGAAGATCTGCGAGCCCGCCTTGCAGCATCGCAGGCTGACATACTCTGGTGTGGCCTCAGCACGCCCAAGCAGGAGCGCTTCATGGCTTCCTACAACGGTCGCCTGCCGGTAAAGCTTATGGTCGGCGTCGGCGCGGCGTTCGATCTCCTCAGTGGCAACCTCGCCGAAGCTCCCGATTGGATGAAGCGATCCGGCCTGCAGTGGCTCTACCGCCTCATCAAAGAGCCCAAACGCCTGTGGCGCCGCTACCTGTTAAACAACCCACGCTTTATCTGGCTCAGCTTCTTACAACTCTCCCGCCTCAGACGCTTCTCCGTATAG